The following DNA comes from Planctomycetia bacterium.
CGCCTCCACCTTGCCCTCGATGCCGCGTTCGCCGAAGCCCCCCGGCACGAGCAGACCGTCGAAGCCGGCGAGGAGCCGCTCCGCCCCCTCGCGCTCGATGTCTTCGCTCTTGATCGGCTGGACGCGGACCTGCGTCCGGCAGGCGATGCCGCCGTGGTCGAGGGCCTCGTAGATGCTCTTGTAGGCGTCGCGGTGCTCGGCGTACTTGCCCACCAGCGCGATCGACACCTCGTGCTCCGGGTTCCGCAGCCGGTGGAGGATGTCGTGCCACTCGTCGAGGTCGGCGGCCCGGGCCTGGATGCCGAAGCGGCGCAGGATGATCTCGTCGATCCGGTTGGACTGCAGCGACAGCGGCACCTCGTAGATCGAGAAGTCCTTGTCGCGTTCCTCGATCACGGCGTCGAGGGGCACGTTGCAAAACAGCGCGATCTTCTCCCGGTCCGACACGTCGAGGCCGCGCTCGGTGCGGCACACGAGGATGTCGGGCTGGATGCCGATCTGGCGGAGCAGGCCGACCGAGTGCTGGGTGGGCTTCGTCTTCAGCTCGCCGGCGGCCTTCAGGTAGGGGACGAGCGTGAGGTGGATGAAGATGCAGTTCTCGCGCCCCACCTCCAGCGGAATCTGCCGAATCGCCTCCAGGAAGGGCAGGCTCTCGATGTCGCCGACGGTGCCGCCGATCTCCGTGATGACGACGTCGGTGTCGGCGTCGGCGAGCTGCTTCACCACCTCCTTGATCTCGTTGGTGATGTGGGGGATGACCTGCACCGTCTTGCCGAGAAACTCGCCGCGCCGCTCCTTGTTGATCACCGACAGGTAGATCTGGCCGGTGGTGTAGTTGCTCTGCCGGGTGAGCTCGGTCGACGTGAACCGCTCGTAGTGGCCGAGGTCGAGGTCGGTCTCGCTGCCGTCGTCGAGGACGTACACCTCGCCATGCTGGTACGGGCTCATCGTGCCCGGATCGACGTTGATGTACGGGTCGAGCTTCTGCATCCGGACCCGCAGGCCGCGGGCCTCGAGCAGCATCCCGATCGATGCCGACGTCAGCCCCTTGCCCAGCGAGCTGACGACGCCCCCGGTCACGAACACGTGCTTGGTCACGGTGCGAGCTCCTTCCCGTCCGCCGGCCGCTACGGCCGTCAACACGACCGTTTCCGCCGGCGATTGAACCAGCGGCGCCGGCGGCGGTCAAACCCCGCCCCTCTCCCGGCCCGGCGGACCAGGAGAGACGGTTTTCTTCCCCGGCGCGTGGTGTAGAGTTTGGGTCATGCACTCCCCAGTCGCCCCCGTGCCCGCCGGCGGCAGCCAGCCGACGTCCAACCTGCGGATTCGCAGCCTGGAGCCGCTCGTTCCCCCGGCCCGGCTCTGCGCCCTGTTGCCGCTCGATGTCGCCGCCACGCAGACGATCGTCGCCGGGCGACTGGCCGTGGAACGGATCCTCGCCGGCGACGACCCGCGGCTGCTGGTGGTCGTGGGCCCGTGCTCGATCCACGACCCCGACGGGGCCCGCGACTACGCCCGCCGGCTGCACGGCCTCGCCGGCCGCGTCGGCGACCGGCTGCTGGTCGTGATGCGGGTGTACTTCGAGAAGCCGCGGACCACCGTCGGCTGGAAGGGGCTGATCAACGATCCGCACCTCGACGACACCTTCGACGTCGCCACCGGCCTGCGGCTGGCGCGGAGCCTGCTCATCGAGATCGCCACGCTCGGTCTCCCCACGGCCACCGAGTTCCTCGAGCCGATCACGCCGCAGTACATCGCCGACACCATCGTGCTCGGCGCCATCGGCGCCCGCACCACCGAGAGCCCGACCCACCGGCAGATGGCCAGCGGCCTGTCGATGCCGGTCGGCTTCAAGAACTCGACCGACGGCTCGCTGCAGGCCGCCATCGACGCCATGCAGGCGGCCCGCACCCCCCATAGTTTTCTCGGCATCGACAACAACGGCGGCACGTGCGTGGTCTCGACGTCCGGCAACCCGTGGGGCGTGCTCATGCTCCGCGGCGGCCGCAGCGGGTCGAACTACTCCCCGGAGGTGCTCCACGAGGCCCGCCAGCGGCTCGAGGCGGCGGGCCTCCCGGCGCGGATCGTCGTCGACTGCAGCCATGCCAATTCGGGCAAGGACCACCGCCGGCAGTCGATCGTCTGGCGGGACGTGCTCGAGCAGCGGATTGCCGGCGACCGCTCGATCATGGGGATGATGCTGGAGAGCAACATCAGCCCGGGCAGCCAGCCGCCGCAGCGCGACCGGTCGCAGCTCACCTACGGCATGTCGATCACCGACGGCTGCATCGGCTGGGACGAAACCGAGGAGCTGCTCCTCGAGGCCCACCGCCGGCTCGGCTGAGCCGGGCCGGCAACGGGCGTTTTTGGGGTCGACCCGGCAAGTCCGGCAGGCTACGCTCCCGCCCCCGTTCTCCCTCTTGCGAAAGGATTCGCCATGCGGGCCGTCAGCCGCTCCCTGTCCCTGGTCGTCACCTGCGCCGCGGCCGGCTTCGCGGCCGATCTGTCCGCCCAGCAGTTCCAGCCCGCGTCGCAGCCGGTGCCCATGGCGGCCCCGCTCCAGCAGCCGATCTACCTGCAGCCGGCGGCCCAGGTCGCACCGGGGCAGGGCGCGGCGGAGGTCGAGACCGTCGGCAAGGCCCGGCAGACGCTCGACGAGTTCGCCAAGCTGACGATCGATTCGATTCCCCCCGCGATGCTCCAGGCCGCGGAGGGGATCGCGATCTTCCCCGGCATGGTGAAGGGGGGCTTCATCTTCGGCGTCAACTACGGCAAGGGCGTGCTCCTCGTCCGCAAGGCGGACCGCACCTGGTCCGCCCCGGTGATGGTGACGATGGGAGGCGGCAGCGTCGGCTTCCAGGCGGGCGTGCAGTCGGCCGACATCGTGCTCGTGTTCGCCACGCCGAAGAGCCTGCAGGGCATCCTCAACGGCCAGAAGGTGACGCTCGGGGCCGATGCCGCGGTGGCGCTAGGCCCGGTGGGGCGGCAGGCCAACGCCGGCACCGATGCCCGGCTGGGCGCGGAGATCTACTCCTACGCCCGCAGCCGCGGCCTGTTCGCCGGGGTGTCGGTCGGCGGCGCCGACCTGTCGATCGACAGCAACGCCGACTCCGTGCTCTACGGCCGTGCCGGGGTCACGCCCGCCGACGTCTTCAACGGCAACAACATCAACGTGCGGCCCGAGGTCCAGCAGCTCATCGACGATCTCAATGCCCGGACGCCGCAGCCGGCGGCGGCCCCGGCCGCGCAGCCGATGGGTGTGGGCGTGCCGTTGCAGCAGCCGTTGCAGCAGCCGTTGCAGCAGCCGTTGCAGGCGACGGTGCCCGTGCCCGTCGCGGCCCCCGTCCAGCTCCAGCAGACCGCGCCGGTCGCGCCGCCGCTGGTGCCGATTCGCTGACCGCGGTTGCCGATCGGCGCCGCGGCCGGCGCGCGGTCAGCCCGGGGCCACGATGCCGAGACGGAGGAGCTGCGGCAGCATCGTGCGCTGCACCTCGGCGATCCGGTCGTCGATGATCTTCCGCCGCTCCGCCGCATCGCTCACCGGCTTCCCGTCCCGCTGGACCGTCCGGCCCGATGTCTGGAGCCGGCCATCGAGCCGCTCGGCGGCGCCCTCCCGGCCCCGCTCCAGCATCTCGTGGACGAGCACGGCCTCGAAGTCGCCGATCGAATGCCCGGTGCCCGTCCGCGTGCTCGCCAGCGTCAGCGTCTGGCCGGTGAGCCCGCAGGCCGCGAGCAGCGCCCGATTGAAGCGGCAGGGGACCACGAGCCGCTCCGGCAACGCCTCCGGCGTCGGCCCCAGCGGCCCGGCCGAAAGGCCCACGAGACCGAGCGCCACACCGACGTCGACGATCTTCGCCAGCTCGTCCCGCGGCACGCCCGCGAGCGCCGGTGCGGCGAGGATCTCGCCGAGCCGCCGGCTGCCGTCCTTGAGGAGGTCGATCAGCCCCTGGTAGACGGGGCCGTGGAGCGTGGTCGTGACCACGCCGAGATTGGCCTGAAAGGGGAGCTGCGGATGCTGGGCCGGAATGAAGAACTGGAAGTCGTCGGCGGCCCGGAGCCGGTCGTCGAGTCCGGCCAGCGGCTGCGGCTCGCGGCAGAAGACGTCCCAGCGAAACGCCGTGTTGGCGCAGAAGTCCTTGTGGGCCTCGGTGACCAGCCGGTCGGAGGTCGTGCGAAACAGTTCCTGGAACTCCGGCCGCACGCACAGGTCCCAGAAGTTGGTGTGGTACGGCATCGATCCCGTGAAGGCGAGGCCCGCGTCGCGAAACGCCGTCGCCACCTCGGCGAAGTAGAAGCTCGTCCAGTGCTCGTTGAGGTATTCGTGGACGAGATAGCGTGGATCCATCTGCAGCAGCGAATCGACGTAGGCCGCGGCCCGGGGATTGTCTTCAAAGTATTTGGCGTGCTTGTCGCGGATGTAGACGAGATAGTTCACCGCCTCGCGGATCCGCAGGATTCTGTCACCCTGCCGGAGGGCGGCATACTGGCGGAGGATGCCGCGGATCGGCTGCAGATGCGCCCAGCCGGGCAGGGCGTTGTAGCTGACGAGCATCAGACCGCCCGGGGCGAGGTGGCGCCGGATCACCTCGTGGATTTGCTCGCGCACTGCGGGCGACACCCAGCTGTAGACGCCGTGCAGGGCGATGAAATCGAAGCGGCCGAGATCGCCGGGCAGGCCATCGAAGCCGCTGGTGATCACGCGGGCGTTGGACAGGCCCCCCGCCGCGATGTCGTTCGAGGCGAAGGCGGTGTGCTCCGGGTTGATGTCGACGCCGACGAACTCCCCGTGCGGGTTCGCGGCGGCGAGGGTCGTCAGGCTGCGGCCGAGGCCACAGCCGAGCTCGAGGAACCGGAAGCCGCCGGCCGGCGGGGGCGAGACGCGGTTGAGGGCCGCCACGTAGCGGAGCGACGTCGGGGCCAGGTTGGCGAAAAACCCGGGGATGTAGGAGACGTCGGTGATGTAGCCGGTGCCGCTGCTCATGGGGAGGTCCTGGGTGCGTCGGGGGCGGGCGATCGCGGAGAGTGTAGCCGCAGCGTGGCTTTGCGCGTCCAGCGGCCGAGGCGGCGGCGCAGGCTGGCGGCCGTTTCGGGGAGGCGGTGGAGTCGGAGCGTCAGGGCGAGCGACCGGCGCCGGGCCGCCGGCTCGATCGGCGTCGTGAAGATGGTCGTGAAGCGGTCGAGGATGACGTCGGGATCGGCGCAGGCCGGCAGGCGGTTGCCGCGATACCAGGGCTGGGCGAGGAGCGTCGCGAGCAGGGCCGGATCGCGGTCGACCGCCACGACGCGGTCGACGAGGTCGTCGAGCGTGGGGGAGTCGTGGGCCGAGAGGAAACTGCGGGTGTCGAAGTCGCGGCCCACCAGCGGATCGCCCCAGTAGATGGGGATCGAGCCCGCGGCCATCGGCTCGACGATCTTCTCGGTCGTGTAGCCGGGGCAGGACTCGTTCTCGAAGGCGATCGTGAACCGGCACTCGGCGAGGAAGGCCCGCTTGTCGGGAACCCGATAGCCGAGCGTGTTGAAGACAGCCCCGCCGGAATCGACCGGCTTGTAGCGGGAGAGTCGCTGGAAGAAGTCGTTGCGGATCGGGCACAGGGCGTTGGAGACGACGAACCCGCAGAACCGGGGCCGGGCGGCGCGGGCCGCGGCTGCGGCGGTCACGGTCGCGGCTGTGGCGGGCGGCTTCACCAGCGTCGCGGGATCGAGGTACAGGGCCCAGAGGGGAAGGCGGAAGTGCCGCGGGTGGGAGGAGTGCGCGAACGTGAATGCCCAGTCGGTGGAGAGCCAGTCGGGCTTGACGTTTTCCCCGGCATACAAGATGCGCACGCAGTCGTGCCGCAGGTGGTCGTGCTTGCCGCGGCCGATGCAGGAGTGGACGAGATAGTCCGGGGCGGCGCAGACCTCGACGTCGTACCGGCGGGCGAGCAACCTGGTAAAGAAGTTGTCGAGCGGGTCGAAGGAGTCCCAGAAGCCCGCGAAGCCGATCCGCACGCGGTCCCGGGGCCCCCCGGCCGCGCGGGTTTCGGGCGTCATGCGGTCATGGTATCCGCTGCAGGCCGAGCGCGTCGCCGACGAGGCCGGGGCTCTCCGGGCCGAGTGACGTGTCGGCCGCCCGGAGGTCGCTCTCGGCCCGCCAGAATTCCTGCCGGGCGGAGATCTCCGCCACGTCGGCCTCGAACTTCGTCTGCTCGCGGAGCGTGACGCGAAGCACGTCGCTGCGGCCGAGCCGGAGCTGCTCGCGCTCGGCATCTGCGACGAGGCGGGCGAGCTCCAGCCGCTTGAACACCTGGCGGTGAAACTCGTAGGCCCGCTCCAGCATCGAGTAGGCGTCCTGGACCTCGGCCCGCACCTGGTCGTTGGCGAAGGTGAGTTGCCGGTCGAGCTGCATGAGCTGGGCATCGAGCGTCTGCAGTTTGCCGCGGGCGTCGCGCCGCTGGGCGGGCATCTGGAACACGAGCGCCGCCTGCAGCACCTGCCGGTCGAGCCCCTCGGGGCCGCTGAACGGGCTCTTGCCGTAGCCGCCGTCCTGGTTGCCGACGATCTGGCCGTCGATGCCGGGCAGCGTCTGGTTGGCGGCCAGCCGCCGCTCGACGATGAGCTTCTCCTTCTGCAGGCCGAGCCGGCGAAACTCCGGGCGGGCGGCGAACGCGCGGGCGAGCGACTGCTCGTAGATCGCCATGGTCGGCTGCACCGGCTTGGGCAGCGGTCGCGTCCGGCTGCGCCGCGCGAGCAGGGGCCGGCCCGACGCGTCGCGGTGATAGAGGGAGAGGTCGATCGTCGACTGCTGGATGCCGCGGTCGGCCTGGACGAGAAACCCGTTCCGCTGGGCGATGTTCTGCTGGTTGTCGACGCGCTCGATGTTGGCCACGGCGCCGGCGTTGACCTTGAGCTCGAGCTGCTCGTCGCGATCGATGGCCAACTGCAGCACCCGCTCGCTGGCACCGAACCGCTCGCCCGCTCCCAGCCAGTTCCAGTAGGCGCGGGCGGCGGCCCGCATGTAGTCGAGCCGGCTGCGCTCGATCACCGGCTCGGCGAGCCGGATGTCGAGCTGGGCCTGGGCATGCGTGGCCCGGGCCCGGTCGATGTCGCGGTTGCGGGCCAGCGGCATGGTCAGGCCGCCGCGAAACTCGCCGACGTCGGCCGTCTTCTGGGCGAGGTTGTAGGTGGGGAAGTCGCCGAACCCGGTGCGGTAGCCGCCGAAGGCGCTGATGCCGCCGAACATGAACTGCTGTGTGAGCCCGAGGTCGGAGCGGTAGTTCTCGTAGGTGCCTGGCGCGAGGGCGTTGCCCGACATGGCGACGTTGGTGTCGAAGGCGCCCAGGGCCGAGGTGAACCGGCCGGCGGCCACGCCGCGCTCGCGTTCGATGGCCTGGAGCAGGGGGTAGTGCGCGAGCACGCTCTGCAGCACCTCGGCGAGCGTGAGCGGCTCGGGACGTTCATCGATTACGGCGCCCGGCACCGCCTGGATGCCGACCACCGGTGGCGGCTCCATGTCGGCGGTGAACGCCGACTGCGGCCTGGCATTCGCCGGCGGCGGCAGCGGCTCGGGCGCGGGCGGGGCGGCGGGCAGCACCGGTTCGGCGGCGGCCCGCGGCGGCTCGAGGTTGAACCGGTTCGCCGGATCCGCGGCGCGGGCGCTGGGCCCGAGCATGGCAAGGACGACCGCCACGCATGCGACGCCGATGGAACACAGCCACGCATGGCAGCGGTGCCACCGGTCGGAAGCATGCTCGTCGCCGAGGGACTGTGCCGAGATCGCCTCCGGCGGCATGGTTCGGCTTTCGCTGCAGGCAAAGCACCCCGGACTCCTGCGCGTGCCTCGGACCGGCGACGTCTGCCGACCGTGGAAACCCTTGGCGTTTCCACCGGTCGGCCAAGTGGAAGAAGGCCATGGATGGCTTCTTCCACGTAAAATTGGGCACGTCGCAGGAGGCGACGCCAGCCGACCGTGGAAACCCTTGGCGTTTCCACCGGTCGGCCAAGTGGAAGAAGGCCATGGATGGCTTCTTCCACGTAAAATTGGGCACGTCGCAGGAGGCGACGCCAGCCGGCCGTGGAAACCCTTGGCGTTTCCACCGGTCGGCCAAGTGGAAGAAGGCCATGGATGGCTTCTTCCACGTAAAATTGGGCACGTCGCAGGAGGCGACGCCAGCCGACCGTGGAAACCCTTGGCGTTTCCACCGGTCGGCCAAGTGGAAGAAGGCCATGGATGGCTTCTTCCACGTAAAGTTACACCTTTACCTTCGGCGGCTTCGAGCCCTTTTCTTCCTTCTTCTGCTTGCCTTTCGCCTCGGGGGCGAGCACGGGGGGGAAGCCGTTGAGCCGGCGCCAGATCTCGTAGCCCAGCGGAACGCGGTTGAGCAGCACCCAGCCGACGGCCTGGTTGCCCTGCCGGAGGAAGTCGGCATCCGGCCAGTCGTCGCCGACGAGCTGGGCATCGGGCCGCACGAGGACGCGAAACTTCCCGTCCAGCGTCGCCGCCGAATCGACCTGCACGATCCGGCCGCCGAACGTGCCGATGGCGAGCTCGGGCCAGCCCGAGAACTGGATCGCCGGCCAGCCCTCGAACTGCAGGCGGACATGGGGCAGGTCGTTGGCGGGATCCAGCGCCGCACGGTCCGTGGCCGCGGGATCCCCGCCCGCTGCGATCTTTTCCCGGCCGGTCTTGATGCGGTCGGCATACGCCAGCACGAGCGGCGCATCGATGCCGTCCAGAAACAATTCGACGACCCGCTCGGCGGTGTCGGGAACGATCGTGCACAGCTCGTCCCCTTCCTTCACATACTGGCCGCCCGGGCCGACGTTCGCCGCCACGCGATACACCGTGCCGTCGCAGGGGGCGACGATGTTGCGGGCCTTGAACCGCTCGATGCGGTTGTCGATTTCCTGGATCTCGCGTTCGACGGCAAACCGGCTCTGCTCGGCCTTCCGCAGGTTGCTGCGGGCGACGGCGATCGCCGACAGGCCGGCGGCCTCGGCCTGGAGGAGCAGGGCCTCCTGGGTGAGCAGGCCGGCCCGGGCCCGCTGGATCTCGGCGTCGGCCTTGTCGATGTCGGTCTGGGCGCGGTCGGCCCGCATCTGGGCCTCGTCGCGTGAGAGCCGGCTTTCCAGGCCGCCGAACTGTGGATTCTTGAACAGATCATCGAAGGTCTCGAAGCGGTTGCTCTCGAAGTTCTTGGCGAACTGTGCGTTGGACTTCGTCTGCTGGGAGACTTCGATCGTCTTGCGGGCTGCTTCACGGTTCGCCTCCGCCGCCTTCACCGCGGCATCCCGGGCCGACTCTTGGGCCGCCGCCGCCGCCGTCAACTCGATAACTTCCTTGTCCGCGGCGTCCAGCCGGCCGGTGAGGAACTTTCGTTGTTCATCGAGCCGCCGCGCGAGCTCAGGATCGTTATCTTCGATATCGACCACGGGATCGTTCATCTTCACGCGGCTTCCCTCGATGACGTGCCAGTTCACGATCTGGCCGGCGACGCGGGCCGTGAGCACCTGCATCCGCTCGGTTGGGGAATATGCGGTGACCACGCCCCGGCACATCACGGTCTGTTGCCAGGGCACGAAGGCGAGGAGGAATGGGGTGGCGAGAAAGGCGAGGAGGAGCAGGCGAGCGGCGTACCACACGTACCATGGAGTGGCGGCGCGGGCCAGTGCCGACCTGGCGGGCCGTTCGGCGACGCGGGTGTCGTGTCGCGGCGTCATGACCACTCCACCGCGCGGTCGCAGCGGGCCTTGATGTCGTCGCGGGCGGTGACGATCACGAGCGTCCAGGGGGCGGCCCGGTCGAAGAGCGAGT
Coding sequences within:
- the pyrG gene encoding CTP synthase; translated protein: MTKHVFVTGGVVSSLGKGLTSASIGMLLEARGLRVRMQKLDPYINVDPGTMSPYQHGEVYVLDDGSETDLDLGHYERFTSTELTRQSNYTTGQIYLSVINKERRGEFLGKTVQVIPHITNEIKEVVKQLADADTDVVITEIGGTVGDIESLPFLEAIRQIPLEVGRENCIFIHLTLVPYLKAAGELKTKPTQHSVGLLRQIGIQPDILVCRTERGLDVSDREKIALFCNVPLDAVIEERDKDFSIYEVPLSLQSNRIDEIILRRFGIQARAADLDEWHDILHRLRNPEHEVSIALVGKYAEHRDAYKSIYEALDHGGIACRTQVRVQPIKSEDIEREGAERLLAGFDGLLVPGGFGERGIEGKVEAIRFARERRLPFLGICLGMQCAVIDVARNLAGLEGAHSTEFARNTPHPVICLMDEQHAVVDKGGTMRLGAQPAVLLEGSRAAAAYGSQRISERHRHRYEFNSRYRAELERAGLVVAGTNPDGSLVEIVELADHPWFVAVQFHPEFKSKPTAAHPLFKGLVAAAVERHAGSAWVTET
- a CDS encoding phospho-2-dehydro-3-deoxyheptonate aldolase — encoded protein: MHSPVAPVPAGGSQPTSNLRIRSLEPLVPPARLCALLPLDVAATQTIVAGRLAVERILAGDDPRLLVVVGPCSIHDPDGARDYARRLHGLAGRVGDRLLVVMRVYFEKPRTTVGWKGLINDPHLDDTFDVATGLRLARSLLIEIATLGLPTATEFLEPITPQYIADTIVLGAIGARTTESPTHRQMASGLSMPVGFKNSTDGSLQAAIDAMQAARTPHSFLGIDNNGGTCVVSTSGNPWGVLMLRGGRSGSNYSPEVLHEARQRLEAAGLPARIVVDCSHANSGKDHRRQSIVWRDVLEQRIAGDRSIMGMMLESNISPGSQPPQRDRSQLTYGMSITDGCIGWDETEELLLEAHRRLG